Proteins encoded by one window of Clostridium cagae:
- the rlmD gene encoding 23S rRNA (uracil(1939)-C(5))-methyltransferase RlmD — protein MIEKNKEYILDILSQGYEGEGVAKVEGYPVFIQGALQGEKVKTKIIKVKRNYAYGKIEKIINTSEDREEPKCSNYKRCGGCSIQHMTYKKQLDFKWERVKDCIEKIGGLSKEIVNYPMGMESNPYRYRNKVQLPIGKVNNEIVIGFYAPRSHDIIDLDYCLIQDKVADDVANLTKQWIKRNNIEPATIDGEFNSNGILKHLMIRRGFKTDEVMVVLVATTSNIPKLDEFKHIILENIKGIKSIVLNINPKNTNVILGEECITLYGEDTIKDYIGEFKFNISPLSFFQVNPIQTEILYNKALEYAGLTGNETVFDAYCGTGTITLFLSQKAKKVYGVEIIEPAIINAKENAKLNNVDNAEFFVGKSEEVIPNLISEGVKADIIVVDPPRKGCDIKLLEAIGDVKPERVVYVSCDPSTLSRDLKILDEKGYKVVEIQPVDMFPQTSHIENVVKLIKK, from the coding sequence TTGATAGAAAAAAATAAAGAATACATTTTAGATATATTATCACAAGGATATGAAGGTGAGGGAGTAGCCAAAGTAGAAGGATATCCTGTATTTATTCAAGGAGCCTTACAAGGTGAAAAAGTTAAAACAAAAATTATAAAAGTTAAGAGAAATTATGCATATGGTAAGATAGAAAAAATAATTAATACATCAGAAGATAGAGAAGAACCTAAATGTTCAAATTATAAAAGATGTGGTGGATGTTCAATTCAACACATGACTTATAAAAAACAATTAGATTTTAAATGGGAAAGAGTAAAGGATTGTATAGAAAAGATTGGTGGATTATCTAAGGAGATAGTAAATTATCCTATGGGAATGGAATCTAATCCGTATAGATATAGAAATAAGGTTCAATTACCTATCGGAAAAGTAAATAATGAAATTGTAATAGGTTTTTATGCACCAAGAAGTCATGACATAATAGATTTAGATTATTGTTTAATTCAAGATAAAGTTGCAGATGATGTAGCAAATCTTACAAAACAATGGATAAAAAGAAATAATATTGAACCAGCAACTATAGATGGAGAGTTTAATTCTAACGGTATTTTAAAGCATTTAATGATAAGAAGAGGGTTTAAAACAGATGAAGTAATGGTTGTTCTTGTTGCTACAACTTCAAATATTCCTAAGTTAGATGAATTTAAACATATAATATTAGAAAATATAAAAGGGATAAAAAGTATAGTATTAAATATAAACCCTAAAAATACAAATGTTATTTTAGGTGAAGAATGTATAACATTATATGGTGAAGATACTATTAAAGATTACATAGGGGAATTTAAATTTAATATATCTCCATTATCATTTTTTCAGGTTAACCCAATTCAAACTGAAATATTGTATAATAAAGCATTAGAATATGCAGGGTTAACAGGTAATGAAACTGTTTTTGATGCATATTGTGGAACTGGAACAATAACTTTATTTTTATCTCAAAAAGCAAAAAAAGTGTACGGTGTTGAGATAATAGAACCTGCAATTATTAACGCTAAAGAAAATGCTAAGCTTAATAATGTGGATAATGCAGAATTTTTTGTTGGTAAATCTGAGGAAGTAATTCCAAATCTTATAAGTGAAGGAGTAAAAGCTGATATAATAGTTGTGGATCCACCAAGAAAGGGTTGCGATATTAAATTATTAGAGGCAATCGGAGATGTTAAACCAGAAAGAGTAGTTTATGTTTCATGTGATCCAAGTACATTATCTAGAGATTTAAAAATCTTAGATGAAAAAGGATACAAGGTTGTTGAAATTCAGCCGGTAGATATGTTCCCACAAACTTCTCATATTGAAAATGTAGTAAAATTAATAAAAAAATAG
- a CDS encoding DUF1540 domain-containing protein: protein MTMLNCAAMSCVHNEAGMCQAGYILIEGNDSTTTAETNCSSYKPNKFINQVKALANTNYVGEVMQLFSSMDEVKMNPQINCQAVNCFFNSSGKCESRNVAISVDKNNQFNAMCETFVK from the coding sequence ATGACTATGTTAAATTGTGCAGCCATGAGTTGCGTACATAATGAAGCAGGAATGTGTCAAGCAGGATATATATTAATTGAAGGAAATGACTCAACAACAACAGCAGAAACAAATTGTTCAAGTTATAAGCCAAATAAATTTATAAACCAAGTAAAGGCTCTTGCTAATACTAATTATGTTGGAGAAGTAATGCAATTATTTTCTTCTATGGACGAAGTAAAGATGAATCCTCAAATTAATTGTCAGGCAGTAAATTGTTTTTTTAATTCTTCAGGAAAATGTGAATCAAGAAATGTAGCTATTTCTGTTGATAAAAATAATCAGTTTAATGCTATGTGTGAGACTTTTGTAAAATAA
- a CDS encoding NTP transferase domain-containing protein, translating to MNNTGGIIVAAGQINDNGGISPLFQIGSISIIKRIILTFQQAKISPIVVITGYQSLEVEQHLADYEVIFLKNENYDSTEKFDSAKIGLNFLKDKCKQVIFTSATIPMYTSNTLSKLIKTDKQLIVPSYKGKAGHPLLINCNLITKIVEYNGKEGMRGAINSIGIIKEYLEVEDEGIILEADEIEKLDGVLQYYNDKLLHPFIRISIEKESLFFNARAKLLLLLIQETHSVKRACKHMALSYGKAWSMLNGMEKSLGYNVVERRHGGRQGGKTNLTPEGEDFLTKYQRYEDDIRQYASKHFYDIFEEVK from the coding sequence ATGAATAATACAGGTGGAATCATTGTAGCGGCAGGACAGATAAATGATAATGGAGGGATATCTCCACTTTTTCAAATAGGTTCAATATCGATTATAAAACGCATTATTTTGACATTTCAACAAGCTAAAATATCTCCTATTGTTGTAATTACAGGGTATCAATCACTAGAGGTTGAGCAGCATTTAGCAGATTATGAAGTTATATTTTTAAAGAATGAGAACTATGATTCTACTGAGAAATTTGATTCTGCTAAAATAGGACTAAATTTTTTAAAAGATAAATGTAAACAAGTTATTTTTACATCAGCAACAATTCCTATGTATACTTCAAATACTTTGAGTAAACTTATAAAAACAGACAAACAGTTAATAGTTCCATCCTACAAAGGAAAAGCAGGACATCCATTACTTATAAATTGTAATTTAATTACTAAGATTGTTGAATATAATGGTAAAGAGGGAATGCGCGGAGCTATTAATAGTATAGGAATTATAAAAGAGTATTTAGAAGTAGAAGATGAGGGTATTATTTTGGAAGCAGATGAAATAGAAAAATTGGATGGAGTTTTACAATATTACAATGATAAATTATTACATCCTTTTATACGTATTAGCATTGAAAAAGAGTCATTATTTTTCAATGCTAGAGCAAAGCTGTTGTTACTTTTAATTCAAGAAACACATTCTGTAAAAAGAGCATGTAAACATATGGCGCTTTCTTATGGAAAGGCATGGAGTATGTTAAATGGGATGGAAAAATCACTAGGATATAATGTTGTTGAGAGACGACATGGTGGAAGGCAAGGCGGAAAGACAAATTTAACTCCAGAAGGAGAAGATTTTTTAACAAAATATCAAAGGTATGAAGATGATATTAGACAATATGCATCTAAGCATTTCTATGATATTTTTGAAGAGGTTAAATAG